CCTGGAACAGGGGTTGGTAGCGAACCAGCTTGCGGACGTCGACTTCTTTTCTCATGCCTCGGATCTGACAGGGGGGTTGGGACTGGCCGCCAATCAGTGGCTGGTGCCCTCCGATCGCGTGACCTTGTTGTAGACATTGTATTTGCCAATCGGCTTGGACATGGGCAATGCCTTGACCTCGCGGAAGGTCTTTGCGTCGACAATGACCAGTTCTCCGGGATTTTCCATGATGCTGACCAGCGCGTAGCGGCCGTCGCGCGTGAATTCGACGTGGGCGTTGGTCTTGCCGGGGCGCAGCCTGAGCTGGCGCACGACTTCCAGCGTGCGCTTGTCGATGATGGAGATGGTGTCTTTCGCCGTCGGCGACATCATGGAATCGACCCAGGCGTAGGGCGTGTCTTCATGGCTGCGCAGGAAGAAGCCGGGGCCGGGGATGGGGATCTCCTTGGCCACTTTCCAGCTCTGCATGTCGATCACGGTGACCGTGGGCGTGTTCAGGTTTGTGGAGGCCATGTAGAGGCGGCCGTTGGCCTTGAAGGTGATGCCCGAGCCCAGGTGCGGCATGCCGCGCAACGGCAGTTCGGCGACCTTGCCACGCGAGACCAGCGAGATGACTTGCGCCTTGCCGTCGCGCGAGGCACCCATGACGTACTTGTAGTCGGGGTCGAAGTAGAAGTCGTCCAGCACCATCTGCAGCGGCGTGACGCGCGGATTGAGGAAGCCCTTGGTGGGGATGCCTTCCTTCATCTTGTAATCGTGCACGAAGCCGGAGTAGAAGGGCTCGGCCTTGGGGTCGTAGGAGATGCTCCAGAGTTCGGGGGCGTCCTTGAGGGCGACGACGAAGCTGTTGCGGGGGGCGGCGTCATACACGGCGGAGACGCGAGAAGACTTGCCTTCGCGGTCCTTCACCGGGTAGGTGCGCACCGGCTTGAGGCCGCGTGCGTCCAGCAGTACCAGATTCTGCGGCAGGGTGTTGCCGGCCAGCACCCACTTGCCGTCGGAGGAGACCGCCACGTTGCGCGTGTTGATGCCGACGCGAATTTCCGCCACCTTCTTCAGCGTGTACAGGTCGTACTGGCTGACCCAGCCGTCGCGGCTGGCGAAGTAGACGAAGCGGCCATCCGGCGTGAATTTCGGGCCGCCGTGCAGCGCGAAATGCGATTGGAAGCGCGTGATGGGGGTGAAGGTGTCGCCGTCGATCACGCTGACATGGTGGTCGCCGGCTTCCACCACCACGAACAGGTTGTGCGGATCATTGACCTTGAAGGCGGGCTTGACCTTGTCGGAGTAGTCGGGCTTGACGAACTCGCGGTGCGAGGCGCGCATTTCGGCCGCGGTCCAGCCGACCGGCTTGGCGGGGGGCTGCTGGACCCAGCGCGCCAGGCCCTGGATTTCGGGTTCGCTGAGTTTTCCGGCGTAGCCTGCCATCTGCGTGGCGGGGCGGCCTTCGCGGATCACGCGCAGTACTTCGGCGGGCTTGATGCGCTCCAGATTCTCGGGCAGCAGGGCGGGGCCCATGGCGCCGAGGCGCTCGCTGCCGTGGCAGGTGGCGCATTGCTGGCGGTAAAGGGTGGCGAGACGGATGTCGGGGATGGCGGCCGGCTGGTGCGCGCGCTGCATCCATTCCAGCATCTGGGAGTTGCCGCTGCCAGGCGCAGCCTGGGCGCAAGCG
The DNA window shown above is from Brachymonas denitrificans and carries:
- a CDS encoding nitrite reductase, which codes for MQRAHQPAAIPDIRLATLYRQQCATCHGSERLGAMGPALLPENLERIKPAEVLRVIREGRPATQMAGYAGKLSEPEIQGLARWVQQPPAKPVGWTAAEMRASHREFVKPDYSDKVKPAFKVNDPHNLFVVVEAGDHHVSVIDGDTFTPITRFQSHFALHGGPKFTPDGRFVYFASRDGWVSQYDLYTLKKVAEIRVGINTRNVAVSSDGKWVLAGNTLPQNLVLLDARGLKPVRTYPVKDREGKSSRVSAVYDAAPRNSFVVALKDAPELWSISYDPKAEPFYSGFVHDYKMKEGIPTKGFLNPRVTPLQMVLDDFYFDPDYKYVMGASRDGKAQVISLVSRGKVAELPLRGMPHLGSGITFKANGRLYMASTNLNTPTVTVIDMQSWKVAKEIPIPGPGFFLRSHEDTPYAWVDSMMSPTAKDTISIIDKRTLEVVRQLRLRPGKTNAHVEFTRDGRYALVSIMENPGELVIVDAKTFREVKALPMSKPIGKYNVYNKVTRSEGTSH